The nucleotide sequence GGCCGGCGACGTCTACCCGTCGCTGGCCGCCAGCAAGGAGCTGCTCGAGACCTGCGTCGGCTTCCTCGACTGCGGATCGTCGATGGAGGCCACCGCGCGCGCCCTGTTCGTGCACCCCAACACCGTGCGCTACCGCCTCAAGCGCATCCAGGACCTGACCGGCTACAACCCAGCCGACGCGCGGGAGGCGTTCGTCCTGCGGATGGCGATCACGCTGGGGCGTCTGCAGGACTGAACAGGGCGGTTTCAGCGCTCCCCACAAGCCCACCACCCCCACCCGGAGCTCGCATCGCCACCCCCTTGTGGGGATCCCACAAACGCGCGCCCGGCATTTTCAACGTTTCGCAGCCGACCTCGGCCGGCGCGAGGGGGCAAGGTAGGGCATGTGCTAGCCATCGTTGCGCCAGGTCAGGGCGCCCAGACTCCCGGTTTCCTCGCCCCGTGGCTCGAGGACGCCTCCCTCGCCGCGCAGCTGGCCGCCCTGAGCGAGGTCAGTGAGCTGGACCTCGCGCACTACGGGACGCAGGCCGACGCCGACACCATCCGCGACACGGCCGTCGCCCAGCCGCTGCTGGTCGCCGCCGCGCTGCTCACCGGCCGCGCGCTGCTGGGCTCCGACACCTCGGCTGTCGGTGCCTTCGCCGGCCACTCGGTCGGCGAGCTCGGCGCGATGGCGCTGGCCGGCGCCATCTCCGACGACGACGCGCTGGTGCTGGTCCGCGAGCGTGGCCGCGCGATGGCAGAGGCCTCCGCGGCCAGGCCGACCTCCATGACCGCCGTACTGTCCGGCAACGCCGACGAGGTGCTCGCCGCGATCGAGGCCGCCGGCCTGACCGCCGCCAACAACAACGGCACGGGCCAGATCGTCGCCGCCGGCACGGTCGAGCAGCTCGCCGCCTTCGCCGAGAACCCGCCCCGCCGTGCCCGGCTCGTGCCGCTGAGCGTCGCCGGCGCCTTCCACACCGTGCACATGGAGCCCGCGGTCGCGCACCTACGCACGGTGGCCGCGGGGGTCGCCACGCACGACCCGGTCGTGCCGCTGCTGTCGAACCGCGACGGCGCCGTCGTCACCTCCGGCGCGGACGCGCTCGAGCGGATGGTGAACCAGGTCGCGAACCCGGTCCGCTGGGACCTCTGCATGGCCACGCTCGTCGACCTGGGCGTCACCGGCCTGCTGGAGCTCGCGCCCGCCGGCACCCTGGCGAAGATCGCCACCAGGAACCTGAAGGGCGTCGAGACCTTCCAGCTCGACACCCCGGACCAGCTCGACGAGGCCCGTGCCTTCGTCGCCGCCCACGCCACCACCGAAAGCGAGTGACATCGTGCCCCTCAAGAGCTCTACCGGCGCACAGTACGCGCGTCTGATGTCCGTGGGTGCCGCGCGCGGCAGCCGCGTGGTCACCAACGCCGAGATGTGCACCATGATCGACTCCACCGACGAGTGGATCACGCAGCGCACCGGCATCACCGAGCGCCGTTGGGTCGCCGAGGGCGAGGACGTCGAGACCCTGGCGCTGGAGGCCGCGTCGAAGGCCATCGAGCGAGCCGGACTGCAGGCGACCGACATCGACGCGATCATCGTCTCGACCGTGTCCCACTTCCAGCAGACCCCGTCGCTCGCGACGATCATGGCCGCCAAGCTCGGCATGGACGCCCCCGCCGCGTTCGACATCTCCGCAGCCTGCGCGGGCTTCTGCTACGGCGTCTCGCTGGCGGAGTCGATGGTCCGCTCCGGCTCCGCGACGCACGTGCTCGTGCTCGGCGCGGAGACCCTGTCGCGCTACACGGACTTCAACGACCGCTCCACCGCGTTCCTGTTCTCCGACGGCGCGGGCGCTGTCGTCGTCGGCCCCTCCGAGACCCCGGCCATCGGCCCCACCGTGTGGGGATCGAAGCCCGAGGCCTACCAGGTCATCGAGATCGACGACTGGCGCACCGCCGGCGACGAGGGCCCCAAGATCCACATGGAGGGCCGCGAGGTCTTCAAGTGGGCGACCACCGCGATCGTCGGCAAGGCCGTCGAGGCGCTCGAGGCCTCCGGCCTCACCCCGGATGAGCTGGACTGCTTCATCCCGCACCAGGCGAACAACCGCATCACCGACTCGATGCTGCGCCACCTCAAGCTGCCCGAGGACGTCGTCGTCGGCCGCGACATCATCTCGATGGGCAACTCGTCGGCCGCCTCGATCCCGCTCGCCATGGAGGAACTGCTGACCTCCGGCAAGGCGAAGAGCGGCGACTCCGCACTCATCATCGGCTTCGGCGCCGGGCTGGTCTTCGCGGGCCAGACCCTGCTGCTCCCCTGAACCACCGTCCACCCTGACAGACCCAACAAGTAAAGGAACCACCATGGCAAGCACCGAAGAGATCCGCACCGACCTCGCCGAAATCGTCAACGACATCGCCGGCGTCGCCGCGGACGACGTCCAGCTCGACAAGTCCTTCATCGACGACCTCGGCGTCGACTCCCTCTCGATGGTCGAGATCATCTACGCCTGCGAGGACAAGTTCGGCGTCTCGATCCCCGACGAGGACTCCAAGAACCTCAAGACCGTCGGCGACGCCGTCGCCTACATCGAGCGCGCCTCCAACTGACGCCTCAGCGGTGGGCGGCCAGGCGCCGCCCACCGACCGGCGCCCCGCGCCGCTCCCCCACACCGGGCCCATCGGCCCGCCGCTATGAGTTCAGGAGAGACATGTCCGACGCGATCGTCATCACCGGCATCGGCGCCACCACCCCGCTGGGCGGCGACGTCAGCAGCACCTGGGACGCCCTGCTCGCCGGCCGCTCCGGCGTCGTCTCCCTCACCGAGGAGTGGGCAGAGGCCCTGCCCACCCGCATCGCCGCCAGGGCCGCCGTCGACCCGCTCGAGGTGATCGATCGCGTCGAGGCGCGCAAGCTCGACCGCTCGTCGCAGCTGATGCTCGTCGCAGGACTCGCCGCCTGGGCCGACGCCGGCCTCGGGCTCGGCGAGGACAACCAGCTCGACCGCGACCGCATCGGCGTCGTCGCCGCCACCGGCATCGGCGGCCTCCACACCCTGCTCGGCCAGTGGGACGTCATGAAGGAGAAGGGGCTCCGCCGCGTCTCCCCCTTCACCATCCCCATGCTGATGGCCAACGCCCCCGCCGCGAACCTCGGCCTGCGGCTGGGCGCCCGCGCCGGGATCCACACCCCTGTCTCCGCCTGCGCATCGTCGAACGAGGCGATCTCGCTCGGCCTCGACATGCTGCGCCTCGGCCGCGCCGACACCGTCCTGGTAGGCGGCGGCGAGGCCGTCATCCATCCGCTGCCGATCGGCGCCTTCGGCCAGATGCAGGCCCTGTCACGCCGCAACGACGAGCCGGAGCGGGCGTCGCGCCCGTGGGACGTCGATCGCGACGGATTCGTGCTCGGCGAGGGTGCCGCCCTGCTCGTGCTTGAGCGGCTCGACGCTGCGAAGGCGCGCGGCGCGAAGATCTACGGCACGGTCCGCGGCTCGGGCATCTCCGCCGACGGCCACGACATCGTGCAGCCCGACCCCGACGGCTACGGCCAGGCGCTGGCGATGC is from Tessaracoccus palaemonis and encodes:
- a CDS encoding beta-ketoacyl-ACP synthase III, giving the protein MVPLKSSTGAQYARLMSVGAARGSRVVTNAEMCTMIDSTDEWITQRTGITERRWVAEGEDVETLALEAASKAIERAGLQATDIDAIIVSTVSHFQQTPSLATIMAAKLGMDAPAAFDISAACAGFCYGVSLAESMVRSGSATHVLVLGAETLSRYTDFNDRSTAFLFSDGAGAVVVGPSETPAIGPTVWGSKPEAYQVIEIDDWRTAGDEGPKIHMEGREVFKWATTAIVGKAVEALEASGLTPDELDCFIPHQANNRITDSMLRHLKLPEDVVVGRDIISMGNSSAASIPLAMEELLTSGKAKSGDSALIIGFGAGLVFAGQTLLLP
- a CDS encoding ACP S-malonyltransferase produces the protein MLAIVAPGQGAQTPGFLAPWLEDASLAAQLAALSEVSELDLAHYGTQADADTIRDTAVAQPLLVAAALLTGRALLGSDTSAVGAFAGHSVGELGAMALAGAISDDDALVLVRERGRAMAEASAARPTSMTAVLSGNADEVLAAIEAAGLTAANNNGTGQIVAAGTVEQLAAFAENPPRRARLVPLSVAGAFHTVHMEPAVAHLRTVAAGVATHDPVVPLLSNRDGAVVTSGADALERMVNQVANPVRWDLCMATLVDLGVTGLLELAPAGTLAKIATRNLKGVETFQLDTPDQLDEARAFVAAHATTESE
- a CDS encoding beta-ketoacyl-[acyl-carrier-protein] synthase family protein: MSDAIVITGIGATTPLGGDVSSTWDALLAGRSGVVSLTEEWAEALPTRIAARAAVDPLEVIDRVEARKLDRSSQLMLVAGLAAWADAGLGLGEDNQLDRDRIGVVAATGIGGLHTLLGQWDVMKEKGLRRVSPFTIPMLMANAPAANLGLRLGARAGIHTPVSACASSNEAISLGLDMLRLGRADTVLVGGGEAVIHPLPIGAFGQMQALSRRNDEPERASRPWDVDRDGFVLGEGAALLVLERLDAAKARGAKIYGTVRGSGISADGHDIVQPDPDGYGQALAMRRAVADAGISPADVVHINAHGTSTPQGDVTEAHSIRKALGPDAEHVVVNSTKSMTGHLLGGAGALETVATVLALKNRVVPGTINVDNIEPDLPIDVATSNRALPATGDLVAINNSFGFGGHNVAIVVSNENVTD
- a CDS encoding acyl carrier protein — translated: MASTEEIRTDLAEIVNDIAGVAADDVQLDKSFIDDLGVDSLSMVEIIYACEDKFGVSIPDEDSKNLKTVGDAVAYIERASN